A stretch of Lysinibacillus agricola DNA encodes these proteins:
- a CDS encoding spore germination protein has translation MEHDLNLKSLKALFQRSADVIFQEFIFQQHKVHLITCEAMINEQLLQTVIVQRVQSLFFETSEELLEEHIQENLHIPHLQKISNKDEAITRVYKGHALLYFEDINLLYSSYIAKKPNREPKETTLELVVKGPRDDFIEDVFINIALLRKRLPTNSLSVETYELGKRSKTTVAVLYIEDVVNQKMLEQIKLQLQGIDTDIVFSGDLLMERIEQSTKVLPRHDYTGRPDFAIQALSRGRIIIIVDGVSYVIITPANSMLLFKSGEDNEYPIIVSSMERILRIVAVLISVLLPGFWLALTTHHQEQLPFILLATVVESRMGLPFPTILEILMMLFMFELFREANIHLPNVISGSISVVGGLVIGDAAIKAGVTSPAMIVVIATSSIAAFTLVNQSFVTAMSILRLIIILASAFFGLFGFFISVFFILLYTANLRVLGVPYLNMGADLDWQDIKRSLVRLSPAGYRNRPEFLNVQDKSKTSSKKK, from the coding sequence ATTTGATAACATGTGAAGCGATGATTAATGAGCAGTTACTACAGACCGTTATTGTACAACGAGTCCAATCATTATTTTTTGAAACATCGGAAGAACTGTTAGAGGAACATATACAAGAGAATTTACACATTCCCCATCTTCAGAAAATATCAAATAAAGATGAGGCCATTACAAGAGTCTATAAAGGACATGCATTACTGTATTTTGAAGATATAAATTTACTGTATTCAAGTTATATTGCTAAAAAACCAAATCGGGAGCCTAAAGAAACAACACTTGAATTAGTTGTCAAAGGCCCTAGAGATGATTTTATAGAGGATGTTTTTATTAACATTGCTTTATTACGAAAACGATTACCTACTAATTCATTAAGCGTTGAGACATATGAACTTGGTAAACGTTCTAAAACAACCGTAGCTGTACTTTATATAGAAGATGTCGTAAATCAAAAGATGCTTGAGCAAATAAAATTACAGCTGCAGGGAATTGATACGGATATTGTATTTAGTGGGGATCTATTGATGGAAAGAATTGAGCAGAGTACGAAGGTTCTACCTAGACATGATTATACTGGGCGTCCTGATTTCGCCATACAAGCTTTAAGTCGCGGGCGCATTATCATCATAGTTGATGGTGTATCATATGTCATTATTACTCCTGCTAATTCAATGTTACTATTTAAATCTGGTGAGGATAATGAATATCCGATTATTGTAAGCTCTATGGAGCGTATACTACGAATAGTAGCTGTCCTTATAAGTGTGCTTTTACCAGGTTTTTGGCTAGCACTAACGACCCATCATCAGGAGCAATTGCCATTCATCCTTTTAGCAACAGTTGTTGAATCAAGAATGGGGCTCCCATTTCCAACGATTCTTGAGATTTTAATGATGCTTTTTATGTTTGAATTATTTCGAGAAGCAAATATACATCTACCCAATGTTATCAGTGGTTCAATAAGTGTTGTTGGGGGATTAGTTATTGGAGATGCTGCGATTAAAGCGGGTGTTACGAGTCCTGCCATGATTGTCGTTATAGCTACTTCAAGTATTGCAGCTTTTACACTCGTCAATCAATCTTTTGTAACAGCAATGAGTATTTTAAGGTTAATCATCATTTTAGCATCTGCTTTTTTTGGGTTGTTTGGATTCTTCATTTCGGTGTTTTTCATCCTTCTTTATACTGCAAATTTACGAGTATTAGGTGTACCGTACTTAAATATGGGAGCAGATTTAGATTGGCAGGACATTAAAAGATCTTTAGTTCGTTTATCTCCAGCAGGTTATCGTAACCGACCTGAATTTTTAAATGTACAAGATAAGTCAAAAACATCGAGTAAGAAAAAATAA
- a CDS encoding sensor histidine kinase: protein MKKRKIKLILILSTILLVLFTSLNIFTSYIKMKKTVEESIANQSLEAAITIASSIDVEAYQQFLENPQKNDYYWALRSYLNDARVKLGALFVYTLEVDNPKVSTAMIIGLPGELTEGFDIGEVCTVPEQQVQKAYEGETYVTGVIQDSTHGAYLSVGAPVKDETGEIIAYLGIDISADTLNGIKGKVIEDNLLIFIFNGVLILIVIGSFYFLQRWYQKEVAKEVGATEDTYQAEIKTLITSVSSLRHDFTNHIQVLHGLLQLDKPEQAKQYLYSLSKEVQAIKALKLNIDHPGLSILLQTKKLTAQNHNIDMDFTISQDTFDKIKTTDLIKILSNLIDNAIDAANELPEDQRKITICCKADDTQYEFKVTNTGPNIVEAGHIFKQGFSTKKPGNGKIRGQGLFIVNEIVNKYNGQISIDSTKHLETTAIVNIPIK from the coding sequence ATGAAAAAACGAAAAATAAAACTAATTTTAATACTATCAACTATCCTATTAGTATTGTTTACGAGTTTAAACATCTTTACATCCTATATAAAAATGAAAAAGACAGTAGAAGAATCAATAGCGAATCAAAGTCTGGAAGCGGCTATTACTATTGCGTCTTCCATTGATGTAGAGGCGTACCAACAATTTTTAGAAAACCCTCAAAAAAATGATTATTATTGGGCATTAAGAAGCTACTTAAATGATGCAAGAGTAAAACTAGGTGCTTTATTTGTTTATACATTAGAGGTTGATAATCCAAAGGTATCTACAGCAATGATTATCGGGTTACCAGGTGAATTAACGGAAGGCTTCGATATCGGAGAAGTTTGTACAGTACCTGAACAGCAAGTGCAAAAAGCGTATGAAGGAGAAACATATGTAACAGGTGTAATACAAGATTCTACACACGGTGCCTATCTATCTGTGGGTGCACCGGTAAAGGATGAAACAGGGGAAATTATTGCATATTTAGGTATCGATATTAGTGCAGACACACTAAATGGCATCAAGGGAAAAGTGATCGAAGATAATCTTCTTATCTTTATTTTTAATGGTGTACTTATTTTAATCGTTATCGGCTCTTTTTACTTTTTACAGAGATGGTATCAAAAAGAAGTGGCGAAGGAAGTTGGAGCGACAGAAGATACATATCAAGCAGAAATTAAAACTTTAATCACTTCCGTGTCTTCCTTAAGACATGATTTCACAAATCATATACAAGTATTGCATGGACTTCTGCAATTAGACAAACCTGAACAGGCCAAACAATATTTATATTCACTGTCTAAAGAGGTACAGGCTATTAAGGCCCTTAAATTAAATATTGACCATCCAGGCTTATCGATATTGTTGCAAACGAAAAAATTAACGGCACAAAATCATAATATTGATATGGATTTCACAATCTCACAGGATACATTTGATAAAATTAAAACAACGGATTTAATCAAAATCTTGTCGAATTTAATAGATAATGCGATTGATGCGGCAAATGAATTGCCAGAAGATCAACGTAAAATAACAATTTGCTGTAAAGCAGATGACACGCAGTATGAATTTAAGGTTACAAATACTGGACCAAATATTGTGGAAGCAGGGCATATATTTAAGCAAGGATTTTCCACGAAGAAACCAGGAAATGGTAAAATAAGAGGGCAGGGCTTATTTATTGTGAATGAAATTGTCAATAAGTACAACGGACAAATTTCTATCGATTCCACAAAACATTTAGAGACAACAGCAATAGTAAACATTCCAATAAAGTAA